One Equus quagga isolate Etosha38 chromosome 5, UCLA_HA_Equagga_1.0, whole genome shotgun sequence genomic window carries:
- the LOC124239925 gene encoding 39S ribosomal protein L30, mitochondrial isoform X2, with amino-acid sequence MAGVLRSIVQRPTGRLQTVTKGVESFICTNWIRHKFTRSRIPDKVFQPSPADHEKYGGDPQHPHKLHIVTRIKSTKRRPYWEKDIIKMLGLEKAHTPQVHKNIPSVNAKLKVVKHLIRIKPLRLPQGLPAEEDMSSTCLKSTGELVVGWRLSPVDQETIKS; translated from the exons ATGGCAGGGGTCTTGCGCTCAATAGTTCAGAGGCCCACAGGGAGACTACAA acTGTGACAAAAGGTGTGGAGTCTTTCATTTGTACAAATTGGATTCGTCACAAATTTACCAGGTCAAGAATTCCAGATAAA GTTTTTCAGCCTTCACCTGCAGATCATGAAAAATATGGTGGAGATCCACAGCATCCTCATAAACTACACATCGTTACCagaataaaaagtacaaaaagacGTCCATATTgggaaaaagatataataaagatGCTTGGATTAGAAAAA GCACATACTCCTCAAGTTCACAAGAATATTCCTTCAGTGAATGCAAAACTGAAAGTGGTTAAACATTTGATAAG AATCAAGCCCCTGCGGTTGCCACAAGGACTTCCAGCCGAGGAGGACATGTCTAGCACATGCCTCAAGAGCACTGGGGAGCTGGTGGTGGGGTGGCGTCTGAGCCCTGTGGACCAGGAGACAATTAAGTCCTAA